From a single bacterium genomic region:
- a CDS encoding SAF domain-containing protein yields MAASPESDDQALTWRGSLLARLPGGRRSYWIVVAMAAAITGLVVAAIAAMAGGGPSLGELTPVIVATQPIEAGEQLSEQNAEARRHPALTLPAGAVAALRGDEVASSAIHTGEVVTAARLGGLPIGDRTEVAIPAHTALPPLAPGDLVDVLVTLPLPGDGGTQTQATLTVATAAMVTDRAEHAVTIAVTGQELLPVASAVVQGSVTLALVQAG; encoded by the coding sequence GTGGCCGCATCTCCCGAATCCGACGACCAAGCCCTCACCTGGCGGGGCTCGCTTCTAGCCCGACTGCCGGGCGGGCGGCGCAGCTACTGGATAGTGGTGGCGATGGCCGCAGCGATCACCGGACTGGTGGTAGCCGCCATCGCCGCCATGGCCGGAGGCGGCCCGTCACTGGGCGAACTCACCCCGGTAATCGTGGCCACCCAACCCATCGAAGCCGGAGAGCAGTTGAGTGAGCAAAATGCCGAAGCCCGACGGCACCCGGCTCTCACCCTGCCTGCCGGAGCGGTGGCCGCCCTCCGCGGCGACGAAGTGGCGTCATCCGCCATCCACACCGGTGAGGTGGTGACCGCGGCTCGATTGGGCGGGTTGCCCATAGGGGATCGAACCGAGGTGGCCATACCCGCCCACACCGCTCTGCCCCCGCTGGCCCCCGGCGACCTCGTGGATGTGCTGGTGACACTGCCCCTGCCTGGCGACGGCGGCACCCAGACCCAAGCCACGCTCACCGTGGCCACTGCCGCGATGGTCACCGACAGGGCCGAGCACGCCGTCACCATCGCCGTCACCGGCCAAGAGCTGCTTCCGGTGGCCTCCGCGGTAGTCCAGGGATCGGTGACCCTGGCTTTGGTCCAGGCCGGTTGA